The DNA sequence ACAACAACATTTTACACTAAGTTATGGCTATAAGGGATCAATTTCAAGACCACAACTACTACAACAAACTATAATGCCTCCATCATCGAGTACTACTCAAAGTAGATATAACCCTTATATGGGATCATCAAGTTCAAGACTAGGAGAGCATTTTATTGGAATTACTAGCCAATCCCAAGGCCAATAACAACATATTACACAAAGATATGACTCAATTTCAAATCCACAACTACAACAAACATCATCCAGTACTCAAAGTCACAGTTTTTTTTTGCAATAAGTGATTCTAATCCACATCCAACATTTCTCCAATCCACATTGATGCAAGATCCAAATCTCATACCATTGAACAACTATATCCACTATGGATAAGCCCAAGCCCATTATCACGATACAAGCCCATATCTACAAGTTCCACCTGATAATCCTATTTGATTGACATATATATCTTGCACTACCTATCATTCTGGTTTAGTGATTGAGAAACTCAAAATTCATTAGCTACAATGTTAACAATTTTGTTTCGAAGTTTTCATATCACGATTTTGGTTCATTAATAACAGCTATACACTTTTAATTAACCAATACAGACTCAATACAAAATAGTTAACAAGTTTCTTTATTGGCTAACAATTAATAACACCTATACTATACAAATTAGGAGGGCAACTTCTCATTAATCAGCAAATATCCTCATCAATAAGATTAGTAATATAATTGTCAATATCAATATTAGATAAAAGAGTAAAATCCTCTTGTAGACTAATCTTTGCCAAATGATGGACCACTTTGTCCCCTCGTCAGAAACAAAGCAACAAAAACCAATTTGACAAAgaaccaataaattttaaatatcacCAACAATAATATCGTCAAAAAGTAGTGAAAAGTGCTTTTCtaagttttatatatatgtttttttttttttttaaaataaatgcgaacattcattaattaaataaaacactTAGATCTtgcggtcattacaaaatatatttcCCAATAAAGAGAAGATCGGAATAGAGCCATAGAGAGTTGGTGGGAGAAGGCCCACTTAACCACATTATGAGCAACGTAGTTACAAACCTACTAACATTAAAAaagatacaacaaataaaaGAGGGAGATGACTTGATACAAAACGAGACATAGTTCTCAAAAGCCCAAATGTACATCTTCCCATTGAGCGCATTAATTACTTGTCTCGAGTCACTCTCTACAATAACATACTTATACCCTAAAGCCATAGCCATCAAAACAGCCAAGCAGCAGGTCGCAACTTCTCCACATAACGCATCTGAGAAGTCCAACCGAATCGTGTTAACCCGAACCACTTTGTCCAAATAATTTCTTGCTACAACATCAATGCACATAGCCTCTAAACCTACTCTtacatatgtttatatatatgtttaattatgtttatttgtgaccttataatttttttttttgagggttaaaaaatagtcaaaagtaatataaaaataaaaatataagatattgtattattattaatataattcaatatcaaattttatttataaataaaaaaatcattaacaaTTGATTAAGATGTGATGACTAATAGCaatcttcaattaattttttaaaataaaattaattaatatttaagtaagTATTTTGTCCATGACACGTAATTTTCATTAAAGAAGAGCACAAAATATCCAAGTTTCCTCAAAAATGACAATTAAAGCTATTAAAAAAGAGCAACTAGACCGCTGCAACAACACGCTCTTCCACGTGTATATCTTATCcacttttctcttcttttttttccaCTTAAACCTACCCTTACTGctaggggtgtgcataaatcgatccaatccaatgagaaccgaccgatccaattacaaccgaccgccaaacattggatatccaattgatcggatcagattggatgttatttttaaatatccaattggatcggatcggatggtggatggggtgtctaaaaatccaatacatccaacatccaatcgaactaattagtattttcatttagtttggatgagtaattagattttatattgttatacgtcaaatttatatgtatatatgaaaattaacattaaagttttactctttttttcttagattggatggatccagtctgatccaatacatactggatataaaatattggatggatccaatccgatccaaaaaatattaggtttaaaatattggataaacccaaattaaataaataaatatatatgaaatacatccaatggatagaaccgatccaatccaacatccaatggatgttggatcgattggatgatgaaattaattggatcggatcggatggtaaaatctaacatccaatatatgattggatcggatctggataggcctaaaaacattggatgtgatccaatgaacacccctacttacTGCCCTACCAACCTGCTTTAGAGGTTGTACTTTAAAGTCTAAAATACCCTTTATTTCGTTAAAGGACTTAACATGTCCTTAGGGTACAACCCCTATAAAGCAGactgttatatattttttaaccgTGATAAATAAACGGGATAAAATTACAATCCCTATTTTCTGATTCAATATTTCTCTCGTAACCACCGATCGAAAACTCCTTCGTTTTCCTCTAATGGCGACCACTTCTCTCACCTCATTCCGACCCGCTCCGATCCAAGCATCGTCCTCAAGAAAACCCGATCCTATTCGCCGCAAGCCTGGTTCCGTTAACTGGTGGACCCCGCTCTTCGGCTACCACTCCGATCCGGAGTACATCGGCACCTCAACCGGAGAACAGAACGCGGTCTCGGATCCCGAAACTGAGTCAGATCGTCCTAGATCCAAATTCTCCTTGGGTTGTTTCACCGAAGAGAAGGCGAAACAGCTAAGGAGGAAGACCTTGGAGAGCTCCACGTTTCACGACGTGATGTACCACTCGGCGATCGCTTCTAGACTAGCGTTTGATTCGAAGAACAGACCCGAGAAGTAACGGTTCTCGTTTGGAGCTCCGGTATGTTCCTCGGTACccgttatttttttaatcaggCGAGGTTTGGGGGTTTTGGAGCTTTTGTAATAAACTAGAATGACTTTTGGTTTGTGTGTGATGTTGTTCTTGGCTTGCCTTAATCAAGAAAATTGGTTTTGTATTCTTGTTTAATCTGTAGCCTGTAGGGTCAAGATCCAATAACCACTTCTTTGtattttgtaacttttttttttcttttttataaatcTGAACCGTTTATGACGTTCAtgactttttttaattaatttattttattattaattattgatgGTGTTATGGTTGATGACGAAGAATCTAAGGGTTGAGAAGTGAGAAATGAACGATGCAGATAAGCCATGAGATTTAAAATAACGGCTCTGATTCATATATGTTAAGATATGTTGGATAGAATGAGACCACTTTGGCCCACCACCATCCTTTCATTACGTTTTGTCACTTTCTATTTTCAGATTGTTGAATAGCTTGTAAAGTAATAATTAAATCTGTAAATTAACAATGATGTGAATATGATTTGGCGTGGTTAGAGAATAGAATCATAAAGTTTTTTCTTGAAAGAATGACTAGTTCATAAACTAAGATAAAAAAGATGGGTACACAAGAGGGGTCCCTCCCTCCCTTTGGATTACACCAAGCATCCTGGCAGATTTTCTAGCTCTTTTTGCTAGAATCCAAGTCCAGAACATAGAAAAGCGGGATGCCCATgatgttgattttttcattagcGATTCCCCAATAGATTCACCTGCAATAACTTCTCTCAATTTGAGGAGGTCGACATGAGTAGGGCTCCGATCATAACATAGTTGGTAGATCTAAGACTTACTAAAGGGAGTTCGGATAAAGATGGGTTTGAAAAATTATGAATGGATTAACTCGATTGACAAGTCCAATACCAATATCTAAACGATTAATGAAAACCAAATTACAGAAATCAAAGTTCATAATAACATTTAAAACTAAAAC is a window from the Cannabis sativa cultivar Pink pepper isolate KNU-18-1 chromosome 1, ASM2916894v1, whole genome shotgun sequence genome containing:
- the LOC115705360 gene encoding uncharacterized protein LOC115705360; this encodes MATTSLTSFRPAPIQASSSRKPDPIRRKPGSVNWWTPLFGYHSDPEYIGTSTGEQNAVSDPETESDRPRSKFSLGCFTEEKAKQLRRKTLESSTFHDVMYHSAIASRLAFDSKNRPEK